In Hemibagrus wyckioides isolate EC202008001 linkage group LG21, SWU_Hwy_1.0, whole genome shotgun sequence, the following proteins share a genomic window:
- the rnf207a gene encoding RING finger protein 207 isoform X1 has protein sequence MSSLSLSAMPQVPFLRRRATSHRYISTKVLLAEGEETPFTKHCRNYENKYQILQTEIQKLKDQMQELHRDLTKHHSLINTDSTKEILERSVNIDEQIEAQYSAMQTLRTMFEEVWEETFQRVTNEQEIYEAQLHDLLQLKQENSYLMTIARHIGPYILSIAKVKERLDPRFQEPKEPEDDCTEIMLKIYEDNTVTHESQHSKDESSFTAYSRDSHRNKKAGILQREPPRNSDHRWQSKHRNISEKPLRKELPF, from the exons ATGTCATCACTTTCTTTAAGTGCCATGCCTCAGGTCCCTTTTCTGAGACGTAGAGCAACTTCACACCGCTACATCAGTACCAAGGTCCTATTGGCTGAGGGTGAGGAGACGCCCTTCACCAAGCACTGTCGCAACTATGAGAACAAGTATCAG ATTCTACAGACAGAGATTCAAAAGCTGAAGGACCAGATGCAGGAGCTGCACAGAGACCTGACCAAGCATCACTCTCTCATCAACACGGACTCCACAAAGGAGATCCTGGAGAGATCCGTGAACATTGATGAGCAGATCGAAGCACAGTACTCTGCCATGCAGACCTTGAGGACCATGTTTGAGGAG GTCTGGGAAGAGACGTTTCAGAGAGTCACGAATGAGCAAGAAATCTACGAAG CACAGCTCCATGATCTTCTTCAGCTTAAGCAGGAAAACTCCTACCTGATGACGATTGCACGACATATTGGACCGTACATATTGTCTATAGCAAAAGTCAAGGAGCGCCTTGATCCCAG GTTCCAGGAGCCGAAAGAACCTGAAGACGACTGCACTGAGATCATGCTGAAGATCTATGAAGATAATACAGTGACCCATGAATCACAGCACAG TAAAGATGAGAGCTCTTTCACAGCCTACAGTCGGGATTCACACAGAAATAAGAAAGCAGGAATCTTACAGCGTGAGCCACCAAGGAACTCGGACCACCGCTGGCAAAGcaaacacagaaatatttcCGAGAAGCCGCTGCGCAAAGAGCTGCCATTCTAA
- the rnf207a gene encoding RING finger protein 207 isoform X2 — MPQVPFLRRRATSHRYISTKVLLAEGEETPFTKHCRNYENKYQILQTEIQKLKDQMQELHRDLTKHHSLINTDSTKEILERSVNIDEQIEAQYSAMQTLRTMFEEVWEETFQRVTNEQEIYEAQLHDLLQLKQENSYLMTIARHIGPYILSIAKVKERLDPRFQEPKEPEDDCTEIMLKIYEDNTVTHESQHSKDESSFTAYSRDSHRNKKAGILQREPPRNSDHRWQSKHRNISEKPLRKELPF; from the exons ATGCCTCAGGTCCCTTTTCTGAGACGTAGAGCAACTTCACACCGCTACATCAGTACCAAGGTCCTATTGGCTGAGGGTGAGGAGACGCCCTTCACCAAGCACTGTCGCAACTATGAGAACAAGTATCAG ATTCTACAGACAGAGATTCAAAAGCTGAAGGACCAGATGCAGGAGCTGCACAGAGACCTGACCAAGCATCACTCTCTCATCAACACGGACTCCACAAAGGAGATCCTGGAGAGATCCGTGAACATTGATGAGCAGATCGAAGCACAGTACTCTGCCATGCAGACCTTGAGGACCATGTTTGAGGAG GTCTGGGAAGAGACGTTTCAGAGAGTCACGAATGAGCAAGAAATCTACGAAG CACAGCTCCATGATCTTCTTCAGCTTAAGCAGGAAAACTCCTACCTGATGACGATTGCACGACATATTGGACCGTACATATTGTCTATAGCAAAAGTCAAGGAGCGCCTTGATCCCAG GTTCCAGGAGCCGAAAGAACCTGAAGACGACTGCACTGAGATCATGCTGAAGATCTATGAAGATAATACAGTGACCCATGAATCACAGCACAG TAAAGATGAGAGCTCTTTCACAGCCTACAGTCGGGATTCACACAGAAATAAGAAAGCAGGAATCTTACAGCGTGAGCCACCAAGGAACTCGGACCACCGCTGGCAAAGcaaacacagaaatatttcCGAGAAGCCGCTGCGCAAAGAGCTGCCATTCTAA
- the rnf207a gene encoding RING finger protein 207 isoform X3 has protein sequence MSSLSLSAMPQVPFLRRRATSHRYISTKVLLAEGEETPFTKHCRNYENKYQILQTEIQKLKDQMQELHRDLTKHHSLINTDSTKEILERSVNIDEQIEAQYSAMQTLRTMFEEVWEETFQRVTNEQEIYEAQLHDLLQLKQENSYLMTIARHIGPYILSIAKVKERLDPRFQEPKEPEDDCTEIMLKIYEDNTVTHESQHR, from the exons ATGTCATCACTTTCTTTAAGTGCCATGCCTCAGGTCCCTTTTCTGAGACGTAGAGCAACTTCACACCGCTACATCAGTACCAAGGTCCTATTGGCTGAGGGTGAGGAGACGCCCTTCACCAAGCACTGTCGCAACTATGAGAACAAGTATCAG ATTCTACAGACAGAGATTCAAAAGCTGAAGGACCAGATGCAGGAGCTGCACAGAGACCTGACCAAGCATCACTCTCTCATCAACACGGACTCCACAAAGGAGATCCTGGAGAGATCCGTGAACATTGATGAGCAGATCGAAGCACAGTACTCTGCCATGCAGACCTTGAGGACCATGTTTGAGGAG GTCTGGGAAGAGACGTTTCAGAGAGTCACGAATGAGCAAGAAATCTACGAAG CACAGCTCCATGATCTTCTTCAGCTTAAGCAGGAAAACTCCTACCTGATGACGATTGCACGACATATTGGACCGTACATATTGTCTATAGCAAAAGTCAAGGAGCGCCTTGATCCCAG GTTCCAGGAGCCGAAAGAACCTGAAGACGACTGCACTGAGATCATGCTGAAGATCTATGAAGATAATACAGTGACCCATGAATCACAGCACAG ATGA
- the rpl22 gene encoding 60S ribosomal protein L22 codes for MAPLKKPVVKGGKKKKQVLKFTLDCTHPVEDGIMDAANFEQFLQERIKVNGKAGNLGGGVVSIERSKSKITVTSDIPFSKRYLKYLTKKYLKKNNLRDWLRVVANTKESYELRYFQINQDEEEEEDED; via the exons ATGGCTCCGCTC AAGAAGCCTGTAGTGAAGGGtggcaagaagaagaagcaggtcCTGAAGTTCACGCTGGACTGCACCCACCCTGTCGAGGATGGCATCATGGACGCTGCCAACTTT GAACAGTTCCTGCAGGAACGCATCAAGGTGAATGGTAAAGCTGGGAACTTGGGCGGTGGCGTGGTGTCCATCGAAAGAAGCAAGAGCAAGATCACAGTGACCTCAGACATCCCCTTCTCCAAGAG GTACCTGAAATATCTCACCAAAAAATACCTGAAGAAGAACAACCTGCGAGACTGGCTGCGCGTCGTGGCGAACACCAAGGAGAGCTACGAACTGCGCTACTTCCAGATCAAccaggacgaggaggaggaagaggacgaGGATTAA